A window from Pseudomonas campi encodes these proteins:
- a CDS encoding 4'-phosphopantetheinyl transferase family protein → MNHLPPFCSLLPSAWPAPLELPGAQLVRAQFDPAQLHAEDFQRCGIAAVNGVAKRQGEYLAGRLCAREALRQLHGKPSVPERGEDGAPQWPLGVVGSITHGAGQAAALVAHARDWQGLGLDVEQQLSATRAAKLAGEILTPAELERASGLQPEAFARLVTLTFSLKESLFKALYPLVRQRFYFHDAELLHWSEDGRARLRLLINLNSDWPTGSELDGQFAEFDGYLLSLLGVAA, encoded by the coding sequence ATGAATCACTTGCCACCTTTCTGCAGCCTGCTGCCCTCCGCCTGGCCCGCCCCCCTCGAATTGCCGGGGGCGCAACTGGTGCGCGCGCAGTTCGACCCCGCGCAACTGCACGCCGAGGATTTTCAGCGCTGCGGCATTGCCGCGGTCAACGGGGTGGCCAAGCGCCAGGGCGAATACCTGGCCGGGCGCCTGTGTGCCCGCGAGGCACTACGCCAGCTGCACGGCAAACCCAGCGTGCCGGAGCGCGGTGAGGATGGCGCGCCGCAGTGGCCGCTCGGCGTGGTCGGCTCCATCACCCACGGCGCCGGCCAGGCCGCTGCACTGGTGGCCCACGCCCGCGACTGGCAAGGCCTTGGCCTGGATGTGGAGCAACAGCTCAGCGCCACCCGCGCCGCCAAGCTGGCCGGCGAGATCCTCACCCCGGCCGAGCTGGAGCGCGCCAGCGGACTGCAGCCCGAGGCCTTCGCCCGCCTGGTGACCCTGACCTTTTCCCTCAAGGAGAGCCTGTTCAAGGCGCTCTATCCGCTGGTGCGCCAGCGCTTCTACTTCCACGACGCCGAGCTGTTGCACTGGAGCGAGGATGGCCGCGCACGACTGCGCCTGCTGATCAACCTGAACAGCGACTGGCCGACTGGCAGCGAGCTGGATGGCCAGTTCGCCGAGTTCGATGGCTATTTGCTGAGTTTGCTTGGGGTAGCTGCGTAG
- a CDS encoding dienelactone hydrolase family protein, whose amino-acid sequence MRPLLLSLLLFCSAFTQAAIQTREMPYTGPDGTQLIGYLAWDDAIAGARPGVVVVHEWWGLNDYAKRRARDLAALGYSALAIDMYGGGKNTQHPDDAKAFMSAAMASSEAAKERFNAGLELLKAQPQTDPARLAAIGYCFGGKVVLDMARQGVPLAAVVSFHGALATATPAMPGSVKAKVLVEHGAADSFITPQQISDFKTEMDKAGADYRFVELPGAKHGFSNPDADAHKGHGLDLGYQKAADERSWADMQALFQDVFAK is encoded by the coding sequence ATGCGCCCTCTTCTGCTGAGTCTTTTACTGTTCTGCAGCGCCTTCACCCAGGCTGCCATCCAGACCCGCGAGATGCCCTATACCGGCCCCGATGGCACCCAGCTGATCGGCTACCTGGCCTGGGACGACGCCATTGCCGGCGCACGCCCCGGTGTGGTCGTGGTGCATGAGTGGTGGGGCCTCAACGACTACGCCAAGCGCCGCGCCCGCGACCTCGCCGCCCTCGGCTACAGCGCCCTGGCCATCGACATGTATGGCGGTGGCAAGAACACCCAGCACCCGGACGATGCCAAGGCCTTCATGAGCGCCGCCATGGCCAGCAGCGAGGCGGCCAAGGAACGCTTCAACGCGGGCCTGGAACTGCTCAAGGCCCAGCCGCAGACCGACCCGGCACGCCTGGCCGCGATCGGCTACTGCTTCGGCGGCAAGGTGGTGCTGGACATGGCTCGCCAGGGCGTGCCGCTGGCCGCGGTGGTCAGTTTCCACGGCGCGCTGGCCACCGCCACCCCGGCCATGCCAGGCAGCGTCAAGGCCAAGGTGCTGGTCGAACATGGCGCCGCCGACAGCTTCATCACGCCGCAGCAGATCAGTGACTTCAAGACGGAAATGGACAAGGCCGGCGCCGACTACCGCTTCGTCGAACTGCCCGGCGCCAAGCACGGTTTCAGCAACCCGGATGCCGATGCGCACAAAGGCCACGGCCTCGACCTCGGCTACCAGAAAGCAGCCGACGAGCGCTCCTGGGCCGATATGCAGGCGCTGTTCCAAGACGTATTTGCCAAATAG
- a CDS encoding DUF502 domain-containing protein, with product MFKRSFNSLLTTWLAGLLALLPLALSLALLGWLVSLLNQLIGPTSFVGKLFAGLGQPFVSSPLLAWLLGTLALLVALYPLGLAVQLGLKGPLRRLFDRTLRRIPLLGNLYGLADRFVGLLDQQEGADLAAMRPVWCFFGGDGTAVLALLPNPQPIEINGRAYHAILVPTAPVPVGGGLLYVPVEWVKPAEMGMDRFTSIYVSMGITPPKA from the coding sequence ATGTTCAAACGCAGCTTCAATTCGCTTCTCACCACCTGGCTGGCCGGCCTGCTGGCGCTGTTGCCACTGGCCCTGAGCCTGGCCCTGCTGGGCTGGCTGGTGAGCCTGCTCAACCAACTGATCGGCCCCACCAGCTTTGTCGGCAAACTGTTCGCCGGGCTGGGCCAGCCCTTCGTCAGCAGTCCATTGCTGGCCTGGTTGCTGGGCACCCTGGCGCTACTGGTGGCGCTCTATCCGCTCGGCCTGGCCGTGCAGCTCGGCCTCAAGGGCCCGTTGCGCCGCCTGTTCGACCGCACCCTGCGGCGCATCCCGCTGCTCGGCAACCTGTATGGCCTGGCCGATCGCTTCGTCGGCCTGCTCGACCAGCAGGAAGGCGCCGACCTGGCGGCCATGCGTCCGGTCTGGTGCTTCTTCGGCGGCGACGGCACGGCGGTGCTGGCCCTGCTGCCCAACCCGCAGCCCATCGAGATCAACGGCCGCGCCTACCACGCCATCCTGGTGCCGACCGCGCCCGTACCGGTCGGCGGCGGCCTGCTGTATGTGCCGGTGGAATGGGTCAAGCCAGCGGAAATGGGCATGGACCGCTTCACCAGCATCTATGTATCGATGGGCATCACCCCGCCCAAGGCTTGA
- a CDS encoding substrate-binding periplasmic protein — MLLLLIGSNVAVAGELRILTTEVPPLAFTRDGQVTGFCVEVVKAIQLRLGDTTPIEVLPWSRAYQIGLAEPNIVLVCPKRTVERESLFKWVGPLLESRTSFYARAGSGIRIASLAEAKQFSGILLPRAFYTHTFLQGEGFSNLVLSETSLTAMLMLLAGRQPLLAMDELQVPDLLVRAKVEADAVEQVYRVAPAISYLSFSRALPDELVQRWQAELLRLKADGSMAQLRRTWLEH, encoded by the coding sequence ATGCTGCTTCTGCTGATTGGCAGCAATGTAGCTGTAGCGGGCGAGCTGCGCATCCTCACGACCGAGGTGCCGCCACTGGCATTTACGCGTGACGGCCAAGTGACCGGTTTCTGTGTCGAGGTGGTCAAGGCGATCCAGTTGCGCCTCGGGGACACCACGCCGATCGAGGTGTTGCCCTGGTCGCGCGCCTACCAGATCGGCCTGGCCGAGCCCAACATCGTGCTGGTCTGCCCCAAACGCACGGTCGAGCGCGAGAGCCTGTTCAAGTGGGTGGGGCCGTTGCTGGAGTCGCGGACCAGTTTCTATGCGCGTGCCGGCTCGGGCATCCGGATTGCCAGCCTGGCCGAAGCCAAGCAGTTCTCCGGCATCCTGCTGCCGCGTGCCTTCTACACCCACACCTTCCTGCAGGGCGAAGGCTTCAGCAATCTGGTGCTGTCCGAAACCTCGCTGACGGCCATGCTCATGCTGCTGGCCGGTCGGCAACCGCTGCTGGCGATGGATGAGCTGCAAGTGCCTGATCTGCTGGTGCGTGCCAAGGTCGAGGCCGATGCGGTGGAGCAGGTTTATCGCGTGGCTCCAGCGATCAGCTACCTGAGCTTTTCCCGGGCCTTGCCGGATGAACTGGTCCAGCGCTGGCAGGCCGAGCTGCTGCGGCTCAAGGCAGATGGCAGCATGGCGCAGCTGCGCCGGACCTGGCTGGAACACTGA
- a CDS encoding 3-isopropylmalate dehydratase → MRLISAILPLLLLAGCSSFRADPEHVKQVPADRLLAFQEVREGAGQIVVNRDLGMMGGGCYVAIEVDRQVAARIGVGEVASFQVPAGTRVVGITLDKQDDTLCSMGRLLRELAVPVTAGETYAFRIVSENQGGFDIRPDMPKP, encoded by the coding sequence ATGCGCTTGATCTCTGCAATTCTGCCGTTGCTGTTGCTGGCCGGTTGTTCGTCCTTTCGTGCCGATCCGGAGCATGTGAAACAGGTGCCGGCCGACCGCCTGCTGGCTTTCCAGGAGGTGCGTGAAGGGGCTGGGCAGATCGTGGTCAATCGTGACCTGGGCATGATGGGCGGCGGCTGCTATGTGGCCATCGAAGTGGATCGCCAGGTGGCGGCGCGTATCGGCGTCGGCGAAGTGGCCTCCTTCCAGGTGCCGGCGGGGACGCGAGTGGTAGGCATCACTCTGGATAAACAGGACGATACCCTGTGCAGCATGGGCCGCCTGTTGCGCGAGCTGGCGGTGCCAGTGACGGCTGGCGAGACCTACGCCTTCCGCATCGTCAGTGAGAATCAGGGTGGTTTCGATATTCGCCCGGATATGCCAAAACCCTGA
- a CDS encoding LysR substrate-binding domain-containing protein has product MRRLPSLTALRTFECAARHAHFGRAAAELCVTDSAVSHQIRQLEEQLGTPLFQRDGRQVRPTPQAKRLLRSLQQAFELIGEACDELRDPGSQAQLRIAVTAELAQKWLIGRLADFSERYPQITLHLYEQPLEATQPFDPIDLAITYGTGPADGSAYFVRPLPTLLFFPVCSPGLFNQLPLKHPRDLARHCLLHDDQDGKTWTAWLTTHAGDIQPQRHLYLGHAGLTMEAAARGQGVAIGDNLTSAEDLASGRLVRPFAASVASLGQYALVCERLRLDKPAVAQFVEWFTDQLVDL; this is encoded by the coding sequence ATGCGTCGCCTGCCATCTCTCACCGCGCTGCGTACCTTCGAGTGTGCCGCGCGGCATGCGCACTTCGGCCGTGCGGCTGCCGAACTGTGCGTCACCGACAGCGCGGTCAGCCACCAGATCCGCCAGCTCGAAGAGCAACTCGGCACGCCGCTGTTTCAGCGCGACGGCCGCCAGGTGCGCCCCACGCCGCAAGCCAAGCGCCTGTTGCGCAGCCTGCAGCAGGCCTTCGAGCTGATCGGCGAGGCCTGTGATGAATTGCGCGACCCCGGCTCCCAGGCGCAACTGCGTATCGCGGTGACTGCCGAGCTGGCGCAGAAGTGGCTGATTGGCCGCCTGGCCGATTTCAGCGAGCGCTATCCGCAGATCACCCTGCACCTCTACGAGCAGCCGCTGGAAGCGACCCAGCCCTTTGATCCGATCGACCTGGCGATCACCTACGGCACCGGCCCGGCGGATGGCAGTGCCTACTTCGTGCGGCCCTTGCCGACCCTGCTGTTCTTTCCGGTGTGCAGCCCCGGCCTGTTCAACCAGCTGCCGCTCAAGCACCCACGCGACCTGGCGCGCCACTGCCTGTTGCACGACGATCAGGACGGCAAGACCTGGACCGCCTGGCTGACCACCCATGCTGGCGATATCCAGCCGCAGCGTCATCTGTATCTCGGCCATGCCGGGCTGACCATGGAGGCAGCGGCGCGGGGGCAGGGCGTAGCCATCGGCGACAACCTGACCAGTGCCGAGGACCTGGCCAGCGGCCGCCTGGTGCGCCCGTTCGCTGCCAGCGTGGCTTCACTCGGGCAATACGCACTGGTCTGCGAACGCCTGCGTCTGGACAAACCGGCGGTGGCGCAGTTCGTCGAGTGGTTCACCGATCAGTTGGTCGATCTGTGA
- the aguA gene encoding agmatine deiminase — protein sequence MARSLTSLPKTDGFRLPGEFEPKARCWLGWPERTDVWRNGAKPAQKVWVDIVSAIATSEPVTVCASASQYANARRQLPAHVRVVEMTCNDTWFRDSGPAFLVNDDSGEVRGVDFEFNAYGGLDGGLYYPWDKDDQIAQKILEIEGYDRYRAPFIAEMGGIQTDGQRTLLTTEQCLLNRNRNAHLGKDEMTRRLSDYLGAEQVIWLPRGCKFDETDGHIDDLACFVRPGVVVQQWTDDRNDPQWEIYQEAYDILRSTRDAQGRELEVHKLPQPRVLEWTAEEAEGLDQDDATHTRQAGTQICASYINYYAGNSAIVVPLFNDPCDRVAQATLAELFPKHRILGIENSREILLGGGNVACITMPQYAAPKR from the coding sequence ATGGCCCGTTCCCTGACCTCCCTCCCGAAAACCGACGGCTTCCGCCTGCCCGGCGAATTCGAACCCAAGGCCCGTTGCTGGCTCGGCTGGCCGGAGCGCACCGACGTATGGCGCAACGGCGCCAAGCCGGCGCAGAAAGTCTGGGTCGATATCGTCAGCGCTATCGCGACCAGTGAACCGGTCACCGTATGCGCCTCGGCCAGCCAGTACGCCAACGCCCGCCGTCAGCTGCCGGCCCATGTGCGGGTGGTGGAAATGACCTGCAACGACACCTGGTTCCGCGACAGCGGCCCGGCCTTCCTGGTCAATGACGACAGCGGCGAGGTGCGCGGCGTGGACTTCGAGTTCAACGCCTACGGCGGCCTCGACGGCGGCCTCTACTACCCGTGGGACAAGGATGACCAGATCGCGCAGAAGATCCTCGAGATCGAAGGCTACGACCGCTACCGCGCGCCCTTTATCGCCGAGATGGGCGGCATCCAGACCGATGGCCAGCGCACCCTGCTGACCACCGAGCAGTGCCTGCTCAATCGCAACCGCAACGCCCACCTGGGCAAGGACGAGATGACCCGCCGACTCAGCGACTACCTGGGTGCCGAGCAGGTGATCTGGCTGCCGCGCGGCTGCAAGTTCGACGAAACCGACGGCCATATCGACGACCTGGCCTGCTTCGTGCGCCCCGGCGTGGTGGTGCAGCAGTGGACCGACGACCGCAACGACCCGCAGTGGGAAATCTACCAGGAGGCCTACGACATCCTGCGCAGCACCCGCGATGCCCAGGGCCGCGAGCTGGAAGTGCACAAGCTGCCGCAACCGCGTGTGCTGGAATGGACGGCGGAAGAGGCCGAGGGACTCGATCAGGACGACGCCACCCATACGCGCCAGGCCGGCACGCAGATCTGCGCCTCCTACATCAACTACTACGCCGGCAACTCGGCCATCGTCGTGCCGCTGTTCAATGACCCCTGCGATCGCGTGGCCCAGGCCACCCTGGCCGAGCTGTTCCCCAAGCACCGCATCCTTGGCATCGAGAACTCGCGGGAGATTCTTCTTGGGGGCGGCAACGTTGCCTGCATCACCATGCCGCAATACGCCGCGCCCAAGCGCTGA
- a CDS encoding extracellular solute-binding protein, with protein MKLHATLLALGLAACANAQAAEAAKQVNLYIWSEYLAPDTLSAFEKKTGIKVIADHFDSLETVETKLLTGRSGYDLVLTAGQHLQRAISSGALQPLDKAALPHFAGLDAEFTGHMAAFDPGNRYAGLYVWGTTGVGYQKEAIAKRMADAPTDSWAMLLDPQVVAKFADCGVSFLNDPNEVFAATFRYLGLDINRQSLDDLKLAEAHLAKVRPSIRYFDNDRNIADLANGDTCLAMSWNGNVSIAAGQAQQAGKPYSLHYSIPREGTLIWFDAMVIPADAPHPQEALALMDHLMTPEVIGAISNTIYYANAVPAANATVDPAILADPGTYPPQELRAKLYTKNDNSPAFNRALTRAFSKLKSGL; from the coding sequence ATGAAACTGCACGCAACCCTGCTGGCCCTGGGTCTGGCCGCCTGCGCGAATGCGCAGGCGGCCGAGGCCGCGAAACAGGTCAACCTGTATATCTGGAGCGAATACCTGGCGCCGGACACCCTGTCTGCCTTCGAAAAGAAAACCGGGATCAAGGTGATCGCCGATCACTTCGACTCGCTGGAGACGGTGGAGACCAAGCTGCTCACCGGGCGCAGTGGCTACGACCTGGTGTTGACTGCCGGCCAGCACTTGCAGCGGGCGATCAGCAGTGGCGCGTTGCAGCCGCTGGACAAGGCCGCGTTGCCGCACTTCGCCGGGCTCGATGCGGAGTTCACCGGGCACATGGCCGCCTTCGATCCAGGCAATCGCTACGCGGGGTTGTATGTGTGGGGCACCACCGGTGTCGGCTACCAGAAGGAGGCCATCGCCAAGCGCATGGCCGACGCGCCGACCGATAGCTGGGCGATGCTGCTCGACCCGCAGGTGGTGGCGAAGTTTGCCGACTGTGGAGTGAGCTTCCTCAACGATCCCAACGAGGTGTTCGCCGCGACCTTTCGCTACTTGGGCCTGGACATCAACCGACAGAGCCTCGACGACCTCAAGCTGGCCGAGGCGCACCTGGCCAAGGTGCGGCCGTCGATCCGCTACTTCGACAACGACCGCAATATCGCCGACCTGGCCAACGGCGATACCTGTCTGGCGATGTCGTGGAACGGCAACGTGTCGATCGCCGCCGGCCAGGCGCAGCAGGCGGGCAAGCCGTACAGCCTGCACTACAGCATTCCGCGCGAAGGCACGCTGATCTGGTTCGATGCGATGGTCATTCCGGCGGATGCGCCGCACCCGCAGGAAGCGCTGGCGCTGATGGATCACCTGATGACGCCCGAGGTGATCGGCGCCATCAGCAACACCATCTACTACGCCAACGCGGTGCCGGCGGCGAATGCCACGGTCGATCCGGCGATCCTCGCCGACCCCGGTACTTATCCGCCGCAGGAACTGCGCGCCAAGCTGTACACCAAGAACGACAACAGTCCGGCCTTCAACCGGGCGCTGACGCGGGCGTTCAGCAAGTTGAAGTCGGGGTTGTGA
- a CDS encoding substrate-binding periplasmic protein: MRLLPLALLLLSATLGAEERPLRFSVIESWAMPMMQIDNGKATGGILYDLQMRLAQKVGRRAELLVMPRLRVQQMLVRGEIDVRCYVNPAWLQEPHHQYIWSVPFMVQRDLLVSRPSDKLAPLPGETIGTVLGFIYPQLQSQFNTGQLVREDSRTQELALTKLVAERYRFTVSNELSLNWFNRQQPANRKLPAVREVASDLVACIVRDAPDVPTMPLLRALVQMSNDGEFTAILAKYR, translated from the coding sequence ATGCGCTTGTTGCCACTTGCCCTGCTGCTGTTGAGCGCAACCCTCGGCGCCGAGGAGCGGCCCTTGCGCTTCTCCGTGATCGAGAGCTGGGCCATGCCGATGATGCAGATCGACAACGGCAAGGCCACCGGCGGCATCCTTTACGACCTGCAGATGCGCCTGGCGCAGAAGGTCGGGCGGCGCGCCGAGCTGCTGGTCATGCCACGCCTGCGCGTGCAGCAGATGCTGGTGCGCGGCGAGATCGACGTGCGCTGCTACGTCAACCCGGCCTGGCTGCAGGAGCCCCACCACCAGTACATCTGGAGCGTGCCTTTCATGGTTCAGCGCGACCTGCTGGTTAGCCGCCCTAGCGACAAGCTGGCCCCGCTGCCGGGTGAAACCATCGGCACCGTGCTGGGCTTCATCTATCCGCAACTGCAAAGCCAGTTCAATACGGGTCAATTGGTGCGCGAAGACTCACGCACCCAGGAACTGGCCCTGACCAAGCTGGTCGCCGAACGTTATCGCTTCACTGTCAGCAATGAACTGTCCCTGAACTGGTTCAACCGCCAGCAGCCGGCCAACCGCAAGCTGCCGGCAGTCCGTGAAGTCGCCAGCGACCTGGTCGCCTGTATCGTCCGTGACGCACCGGATGTGCCAACCATGCCCCTGCTGCGCGCCCTGGTGCAGATGAGCAACGACGGTGAGTTCACCGCCATCCTGGCCAAGTACCGCTGA
- a CDS encoding LysE family translocator gives MHLHTWLIYLIAITGLALTPGPNGLLALTHGALYGHQRTLWTIAGGVLGFVLLMALSMFGLAALLQASANALVVLKWLGGAYLIWLGLQLWRAPALHLTAVAPTALKPGPTLLRQGLLSAISNPKVILFYGAFLPQFLDPAGNLWLQFAVMALTFALVEGLVEYILARLAQRIRPWLERSGKTFNRCCGGMFAAMGTALPLTR, from the coding sequence ATGCACCTGCACACCTGGCTGATCTACCTGATCGCGATTACCGGCTTGGCCCTGACGCCCGGCCCCAACGGCCTGCTCGCCCTCACCCACGGCGCGCTCTACGGCCACCAGCGCACGCTGTGGACCATCGCCGGCGGCGTACTGGGCTTCGTCCTGCTGATGGCCCTGTCGATGTTCGGTCTCGCCGCCCTGCTGCAGGCCTCGGCCAATGCCCTGGTGGTGCTCAAGTGGCTCGGCGGCGCCTATCTGATCTGGCTCGGTCTGCAGCTCTGGCGGGCCCCGGCCCTGCACCTCACGGCAGTCGCCCCGACCGCACTGAAGCCCGGCCCGACGCTGCTGCGCCAGGGCCTGCTGTCGGCCATCTCCAACCCCAAGGTGATTCTGTTCTACGGCGCCTTCCTGCCGCAGTTCCTCGATCCGGCTGGCAACCTCTGGCTGCAATTTGCCGTGATGGCACTGACCTTCGCCCTAGTCGAGGGCCTGGTGGAATACATCCTGGCCCGCCTCGCCCAGCGCATTCGGCCCTGGCTGGAGCGCAGCGGCAAGACCTTCAATCGCTGCTGCGGCGGCATGTTCGCGGCAATGGGCACGGCCCTGCCACTGACCCGCTGA
- a CDS encoding hybrid sensor histidine kinase/response regulator encodes MFAANTIFLVVDDVESMRKINAAQLRTLGAHNILLANNGADALRILTRQPVNVILSDWNMPVMDGLELLQTVRAHPRLAHLPFIMITAESDRAQILQAAEAGVSDILLKPYTSQEMGQRVERAMQRQPREPVANRSTAAASAEAPGAPAEGAAQPREKQRPTLLVVDDVADNLMLISGLFKDEFRVRIAHNGQKALDICTSDDPPDLLLLDIMMPDMDGFQVAEQLRGHPTACNLPLIFITAMTDAESRQKGLELGAVDFVTKPIDPALLQLRVRNLLRYVALHKNLQTDYDNMLELSRLREDVERITRHDLKGPLAGIIGLVQNLANECKLKPQQAEMLHLVEESSLQLMQMVNLSNELYKIETGRFQLDAKPIDLALMLRRLLGTTGAAFAEKELQLDLQLPKGGAPQGLGDAMLCYSLLQNLLKNACEAAPPQSQVNLRLSQEDGRVQLCMENQPAVPLEIRERFFDKFATYGKQGGTGLGTYSAKLLSEAQHGQLELQVDDDADLTRLLFSLPSAAAQPPA; translated from the coding sequence GTGTTCGCCGCAAATACCATTTTCCTGGTGGTCGACGATGTCGAGTCCATGCGCAAGATCAACGCCGCCCAGCTACGCACCCTCGGCGCCCACAATATTCTCCTGGCCAACAATGGTGCCGACGCCTTGCGCATCCTCACCCGCCAGCCGGTCAACGTGATCCTCTCGGACTGGAACATGCCGGTGATGGACGGCCTGGAGCTGTTGCAGACGGTGCGCGCGCACCCGCGCCTGGCGCACCTGCCGTTCATCATGATCACCGCTGAATCGGACCGCGCGCAGATCCTCCAGGCGGCAGAAGCCGGGGTCAGCGACATCCTGCTCAAGCCCTATACCAGCCAGGAAATGGGTCAGCGGGTCGAGCGCGCCATGCAGCGGCAACCCCGCGAGCCCGTTGCCAACCGCAGCACAGCAGCAGCCAGCGCCGAGGCGCCCGGCGCCCCGGCCGAGGGGGCGGCGCAACCGCGCGAGAAGCAGCGGCCCACCCTGCTGGTGGTGGACGACGTAGCGGACAACCTGATGCTGATCTCCGGCCTGTTCAAGGACGAGTTCCGCGTGCGCATCGCCCACAACGGCCAGAAGGCGCTGGATATCTGCACCTCGGACGACCCGCCGGACTTGCTGCTGCTCGACATCATGATGCCCGACATGGACGGCTTCCAGGTGGCCGAGCAGCTGCGCGGACACCCCACGGCCTGCAACCTGCCGCTGATTTTCATCACCGCCATGACCGATGCCGAGTCGCGGCAGAAGGGTCTGGAGCTGGGCGCCGTGGACTTCGTGACCAAGCCGATCGACCCGGCGCTGCTGCAACTGCGGGTACGCAACCTGCTGCGCTATGTGGCGCTGCACAAGAACCTGCAGACCGACTACGACAACATGCTGGAGCTCAGCCGCCTGCGCGAGGATGTCGAACGCATCACCCGCCACGACCTCAAGGGCCCGCTGGCCGGGATCATCGGCCTGGTGCAGAACCTCGCCAACGAATGCAAGCTGAAGCCGCAGCAGGCCGAAATGCTCCATCTGGTGGAAGAAAGCAGCCTGCAGCTGATGCAGATGGTCAACCTGTCCAACGAGTTGTACAAGATCGAAACCGGCCGCTTCCAGCTGGACGCCAAGCCGATCGACCTGGCCCTGATGCTCCGCCGCCTGCTGGGCACCACCGGAGCGGCCTTCGCCGAAAAGGAGCTGCAGCTGGACCTGCAGCTACCGAAAGGCGGCGCCCCTCAGGGCCTGGGCGACGCCATGCTGTGCTACTCGCTGCTGCAAAACCTGCTGAAGAATGCTTGCGAGGCCGCCCCACCACAGAGCCAGGTGAACCTCCGGCTGAGCCAGGAGGATGGGCGGGTACAGCTGTGCATGGAGAACCAGCCGGCCGTGCCGCTGGAAATCCGCGAACGCTTCTTCGACAAGTTCGCCACCTACGGCAAGCAGGGCGGCACCGGCCTCGGCACCTACTCGGCGAAGCTGCTCAGCGAGGCGCAGCACGGCCAGCTGGAGCTGCAGGTCGATGATGACGCGGACCTGACCCGGCTGCTCTTCTCCCTGCCCAGTGCAGCAGCCCAGCCGCCGGCTTGA
- a CDS encoding lipin/Ned1/Smp2 family protein yields MRVLAALTLLALSAQASAQCPDFQSPANPPSFTKPAKKSFRHFGSTVLAGLYKPWHMVHDQMVRSGQAATVTAKFDYDAVLHKDLEGEYVHAYLYGTGMGGWSYLGRHTTDSDGKINVAVGTRPVGEYRLRFVVEGDLSQVDGYLSVVDPNRPAVLFDIDGTLTINDFEAYADYVGVKTAQAYYYAPQTVKAYRDKGYQLVFLTARPYWVTKDARQWFDYQGIPQWHYRSNPYGDGPIPPDTQAHKTNYVKYLREQVGLNIVRAYGNATTDIAAYADGGIPKAQTWIIGEHAGSSGTQAVDGDYSYHFSTVVAATPNANCN; encoded by the coding sequence ATGCGTGTTCTCGCAGCTCTCACCCTGCTGGCCCTGAGTGCCCAGGCCAGCGCCCAATGCCCGGACTTCCAAAGCCCCGCCAACCCGCCGAGTTTCACCAAACCGGCGAAGAAGAGTTTCCGCCACTTTGGCAGCACGGTGCTGGCCGGCCTGTACAAGCCCTGGCACATGGTCCACGACCAGATGGTGCGCAGCGGCCAGGCGGCCACCGTCACCGCCAAGTTCGACTACGACGCGGTATTGCACAAGGATCTGGAAGGCGAGTACGTGCATGCCTACCTGTACGGCACCGGCATGGGCGGCTGGAGCTACCTCGGCCGCCATACCACCGATAGCGACGGCAAGATCAACGTGGCCGTCGGCACCCGGCCGGTGGGCGAGTACCGCCTGCGTTTCGTGGTCGAAGGCGACCTCAGCCAGGTCGACGGTTACCTCAGCGTGGTCGACCCCAACCGCCCGGCCGTGCTGTTCGATATCGATGGCACGCTGACTATCAACGACTTCGAGGCCTATGCCGACTACGTCGGGGTCAAGACCGCACAGGCCTACTACTACGCGCCGCAGACGGTGAAGGCCTACCGCGACAAGGGCTACCAGCTGGTGTTCCTCACCGCGCGGCCGTACTGGGTGACCAAGGATGCCCGCCAGTGGTTCGACTACCAGGGCATCCCGCAGTGGCACTACCGCTCCAATCCCTACGGCGACGGCCCGATTCCGCCGGACACCCAGGCGCACAAGACCAATTATGTGAAGTACCTGCGCGAGCAGGTCGGCCTGAACATCGTGCGCGCCTACGGCAACGCCACCACTGATATTGCCGCCTATGCCGACGGCGGCATTCCCAAGGCGCAGACCTGGATCATCGGCGAGCATGCCGGCAGCAGCGGCACCCAGGCGGTCGACGGCGACTACAGCTACCACTTCAGTACTGTGGTAGCGGCTACCCCGAACGCCAACTGCAATTGA